In Acropora muricata isolate sample 2 chromosome 13, ASM3666990v1, whole genome shotgun sequence, the DNA window AATTTACCGGCTCCTTGATATCTTCAGTAATGATTCTTCTTCCATCACCATTTTCATGTATTCGTATCACCACAATCTTTTGCCAGTTACGTTTCAATGTTTTTTCATGACTGGTGAGCAATATCGCACTGCCTTTCAATACAGGTCACCTTTTTGTAaaactaatattaaaaaaaatctgtatATCCTTTATGAGGGATGTTAAGTAATAGAATTCTTTACCAGTCACTGTAGTTAGCTCTCCATTATATCTACCTATataaaaaaatctgaaaaactTGCTCATGGAAAGACAATTTCTTTCTTAAGTTTTAGAACTTATAATGCCTAGTTGTCCTTTTTTTCGTAGCCATGCTCTTTCTAATATTACATTTTAGTCCCTAGAAGTCTACATGCATGAGCTTTCAGCTTCATGAGGCTTCCTTATCACAGCCTTAATATGtgattatattttattatttgtgcTGCTACCTGTAATTGTTTATGTTGTACATGTATGTGtgactaaaaaaataaataaataaattttatagTGTTAGCTTTTGGCAGAGGTGCTGTGagcaatatttcaaaattattatgcATAGTTTCTCAAGCTGATAGGAAAATGAAATTTGGGAAAATTTAAAACATCACAAGTGATATTTAAGTTATTATGTGCAGATTATGATATAAAAATGTTCACACACATGAAATACCTACTTGTAGTTAACAGAAATACCATGgctcttagccaatcagatcacagACATTTCTCAACTAGTGAGATATAGTAATGGTATGAATCTCTTTGCAGGTACTGAGTATCTACCTCCACCACCTCCTTATCAACCCCCACCCCCTCAGGAGACACCAGAGCAACAGTTCACTAAGTAAGTATCTTTGAAGGGTAAGGTGCTGTTACCTTGAACAAATTTTGAGACCGTACCCCTGGTAAACAATCTTTAGAGAATTGTGAGGCAAGTGttgcaaaaatgtaaagtaGTGTTGCAGAAAGTAGAATGGAGTTTTGTTGCAATGACAATGCAATGACCTGAGAAATGTCACGAAAGAAAGAGCAAAAATTCTCTCAGGTTCAAATTCTTGTGTCCTTACAGATGCAACccacagattttcgtttcctcTCCTTCCCATCCATTCCTTTTCCTTACCTTTCCATTCCTTCCCTTGCCTCCCCTTTCCTTCCCTCCCCTTCTCTTCTCTCCCTTCCCTTTCCTAACCCTTCTCTTCCTGCACTTCCCTCCCCTCCCATCCCCTACTTTCTCATTCCTTCACATGCCCACTCTTCCCTTCTCTTCTTATGCCTTCTCTTCCCTTCCCTTTTCCTTTCCTTCCCTTCCTTTTTCTTCCTTCAATTTTCTTCCCTTCCGTTTACTTCACTTTACTTCACTTTCTTAAAAAACGACCCGCATACAGGCCCTTTCACACAGTATAAACTTAAGATTTAAAATACAATGGTTTACTTCTCAGAGCAACGGCCGTGACAGAGGATGAAGCCAGAGATGCGTTACTATCCTATGTTGCCGAGCACTGCTGTTTCGGGAAGGGTGCAGCGAAAGAAATGGAAATCGAGGATGTAACTCCTTCAAGCGCTTATCATGTAAGTCACTCTGCTAGAATCAATAACTTctcaatttatttttctcttgtaTGCGGAGGATCTCGAAATTAGTCCGAGTTTTCCTTTGAAGGAGACGACTTTACGATTAGTTCTTCGGATGCTgactcggggaaactcggaCAAAATCCGATTGTTCGTAAAATGTGATTTCCCCGATGCCTAGTTCAGGGAAATTTGGCAAAAAACGATGCTAGGTCCAAACGAGGAGTCGAACCTCAGTCTCACATTCGGATCAAAATTTAATGCTCGGATTGGTGTATGACCTGGCTATCTCTAACTTATGAAGGTTTTACGAACATTACGGACAGACATTCATagaattcgttttttttttttcctctgaaaTGAACTCAAGATCTCTGATTAAAAAGTAGTTTAATAGCTTTGGTTATGCaaatgaaagaagaagaaaaaaattaagggtaataaaaaaaatgaaaggacaagatctttaaaattgtctcctaaAATGCGTAAAATGACACATTATAACGACTGAAGGCCAGACGAAAGGgaagactaataattattgtaaacttTGAGAATGCTTCCATTTCATTACGGACTTTGAGAAAACGATGGCGTACAgctcttcaaaatttgaaaacactttGAAGTGGATGTGTACAAATGATGCGGAAACGCTTGtatttgaaattattttcgccTCAAATTAATCAGGATCGCAATGAATTTTGCATTCCCATATGCACGAgcttaattttgatttttagcACGTGGAAATTAAGGAATTGGAACGTGTTGCACGCGTTGCACGTGCCGGTCGTGTGGCACGTGCAGGCACGTGCATTACAGTAACCGTTTTCTTCATTTACATATGTCAGTGGGACAAGGTgtttatgaaaaaaataaaataaaaaaaaaaaagaaagagagattGATGACGACCTTCTGAATTCATCTACAGTACAATATTTCAAGTTTCTGCGAGTCAAGATCTACTGCTTGGAAATACGAGCCCTACACAGGTAAAAAAGCCTCATCATTTGGAAGAAAAACAGATCTTTATATTTATTTAGGTAAACCCATACTTGCTGCCAGTAAGATCGTTTTAAAGGTTACTATTCGGTTCGAATATTCCTTACGTTCTTGTCAACAAGCAGCATGTCTTTCATGCGAAACTGGTGCAACCCAGGCTCCCTTATCCCCTAAATTAgcgctttttttaattttccgGCTTGACAGTTACCTCGGAAAATAACCTCTTAATTTCGGTCGTATTATTTCGTTTTTTTatattctattttaatttaatttaatttaattttattttcaatgttttttttttcaggtcaaATGATTGATGGTCCCCAAAATGGTTTGGCTCCTCAGCCCTGGGATATTCCTGCCCAGCCCTCGCAGCTTTTCACGCCACAAGAAGCGTTAATCGAAGTCCCTCATACAGCTGCGGTCAAGGTGATTGAAGAACAGTTTCTACATGCACCTCCTCCTGCCACTCCTACtccttatcatcatcatcatcatcatcataattttAAGCTCTCAGGGAATCGTTGCCTACAAATATTGTAGTTTGTTAACACTCGCTTATCTTTTGCAAAACAACCTTCTGACAAGTAAGCTCAAAACATGATGTCAATTTTGGGAGCCTCTTTTGTCGCCAATATAGAGGTAATTTTGGTCTAAAATTTTTCAGGAAGAATGCGTGCGCTTCTCAGCGTTATCAGCGGTTTTTACGTTACAATAATTGGCCTTTTTATGGACTATGTTGCTGTGATTATCAGAGCACTAAAGGCGTCTTGTGCGCGAGAATTccgtatcaaacgagttgaggGCGAAATTGCTGCTGTGAAAATAccacgaagctgacgtttcgagttaTAGCTCTTCAGTGGCCATTtctcttcgctctgacgaagggctaacgctcgaaccTTCATCTTCAGAATCTTCTAACGGTGGTAAATCGTCTGTTATCAActttttcgtgtttcactcCGCCGCTGACACAACACTAAAGTTCTTTAAGAACTACACCTTTCATAAATAAAAACATGTTATCGGCGATGCCGTATTTTCAAAGCCAGTTCGAGCGTAGCTAGGCGCCTTATTAGAAACAAAATCATGGTGATTCAGTACATGAAAAGATAGAAACAGTGACGTTGGCAAAGTTTCCCCTGGGCCGTATTCAGCTTGAAACGAGGTAATGCAAGGTGGTCAGTTGAAATGTGCCTTGTCTTTCAGCCCTGCCACGAGTGTATGGCCTGTGGATTCAAGCGCTGCTACCGGTGCTATGGACGAGGAAGGGTGAGTCAGACAATTTCCTTAAATTTGACTGTTGTGATCAACGGGACGTGGGGAAATCATGCGTATTACCAACCGGTGCGTCATATATGACAAAGCACCGAGCAAGTTATTTAAACGCTCGTTGGACCGTCTTTTGTTTAttctagtttttttttcgaCGCGGAGAGGGTGTTTTGCCTTTGTTTAAACGTTGCCTTGCGTAAGAACGCCTGAGTTAGTTGCTAAACCCTTTTATCATTCAGGGCTTTTACATTTTAAGTTATCTGGTTTAGATGAGTGATTGAATGCCTGAAAAATTTGGATGTAGTGTTGTTAGTATCTTTCAACACTTAAAACAATACACAATTCTACTGAAACGCCAAGGCATAGGCGCAGTATGGGAGTTGGACGCTTTCGTTTGTGGGTTGCATTTGAGGCTTGCCTGTCAAACAGGTTTATACTGAATGATATTCTTGTCTTTCTCCCTGCAGGTCCGATGTACGTGGTGTCACGGGTCAGGTCATCGGACTGAATACCAAAATGGAGAGCACCGCCGCACAACATGTTCCTGGTGCCACGGATCAGGGAGAAGAATGTAAGTACGCCGTAGTTTAGCTACGAGAGACGGTTGTAGATGGTGACGATGTCGATGGCGATAAGAATGGTATTAATTATATGTGTTAATAATGATGAAGAAAATGTTGATGGTGATCCCggcaatgatgataatgacgacgacaacGATGAGAGTGATAGCGACAATGGCGATAATAATGATTGCAATGATAATAGTGATGACGACAACGATGATATTGATGAGGACAATAACGAGAGTACTAATTACATTCATGGTATAAACGATAACGATGATATTGAAAAAGGGaattatgatgataataacGGTTGTGATAAAAGTGATAACGACAAAGATGGTAATAGTGACGACAaggatgataatgataacgacaatgatgatgttgatgactACAATGAGGACAACGATTATCGTGATGACGAGAATAATGATTATGATGACAATAACAGCGATTAAGATAACGATAATGATTATGATAACGATAGTGATGATCAATTTTGTTGTCATTATCGTCGTTATGAGTATCATTGtcgttataattattatcagcaTTGTCAATATCATGGTCCTTATCATTATCATAACCATTGCCTCACCATTAGTATGATTATCgtgatcattatcatcattgtcGTTATCATTCTTgccattgtcatcattatcgttatcattatccTCATTGTCGTTATTACTATCATCATTGTCGTAACCATTACAATCTTTTACCATCATCatcgttattgttattgtaattgCTCCGATCATTATTGCCATTGTCTGCATTACTTtcattattgtcattatcattaatGCCATtgtcgttatcattatcattattatcgttACAAccattagagcggttttcaagtgactgtcgaaaaaccaaaaccagagcaattactccgaccaatcacagcaggagcagtcagcgcgatgaaccaatcacaattcctcgcaattacctgtaacccgctcgaagcgcgggaaaaatcacgcgtacatggtgcacgtgcgattggttttggttttgcttctcattggttgagaaactggcgcgactcttttaagccaatcactaagcgtagtgatcgcaatcacgtaattactttcggcagtcatttgaaaactgctctatccgttttatcattattattgtcgttATGACGacagtaatgataatgatgagactatgatgaaaatgatgacgTCGCTAGATATAgtgataacgatgatgatgatagtgaCGACGACAATAACGAGAAAAGGTTAGTTTGGTACACCCGTTTGGATTTAAGTGGAAAATTCATCTCAAAATCGAGAGTGTGTCTCATTTCTTGTTATGTTCCAAGCAAGACTAAACACAAAACCCGCTAGTGACTGGCTAGCGCTTGAATCTGTTTGAGCCGGTTGTTCTGTTTCAGGTGTAACACGTGCCATGGGCGCGGTCTGGTTATTTGCTGGTCGTGCCAAGGTCATTGTCAGTTGAAGACGTATATTCAGCTCACTGTGAAATGGTAAGATGTTAACGAAGACAACGCCATTTTGTCGGTTAGGAAAGAGAAAGTTTGCCCAATGACGAGTGCGTCGGTTATGAGCGCGTCTGCATAAACAAGTATTTCTGCACGCTCAGCGTGCCCTACGcgtacatttttcatttcgGTCCATTTTCTGTAGCCTTCTTTACAGCCGTTTCgtgggatgtcacgcaacgtgGAGTCTGAGAAGCAAAACCGATACGGTTGTAGGTTCGACCCTTAGTTAGGAGCACTCGGAATATGTCCCAATTTCCCCGAGTCAACATCGGAACTAGTCAATGGGAAGGCCCTTGCTTCGACTCCTGTTCGCGGGTCACTCGGATTTTATTGCCGACTTTTTCCGAGGTTTTGTGCTGACAACGCTACTTTGACCTGTGACGtataaagtttttgtttttttttttgtgtaggGAAACTCACGCTGATAATCACGTGACGGAAAGGACAGATCTGCCAAATGAGTTGATTATCGGATCGCAAGGGACAAACATCTTTAGCCAAGAGTTACCGAGGGTAAGTATTCTTTTGTGCTTAAAGTGGGGGGACTCTAAGATGTGGAATCTCCTACCGAAGCTAGTTACGTACACccttacgaggtaggggggaaTATTAGTCAGTAATACCGGTACGATTTACATTCCGGTGCCAGCGCATCTCTGTGCTTTGCTAAGGAAGGTTTGAAAGTTGAAAAACGCGCACGTAATCCGTGCGGATCAGTTGTTTATGTCCTGGGTATGCAGTGTGATTGATAAAAAAGCGCTACGAAATGTCCATCTATCCTTCGATATCACTTTTGGCGAGAAATTCAGGTCATAGAAAGCTGAAAAGGGTACGTGAGTCCTTACATGTTAGATAATCCTCACGAACGCTGCTCTTTACGTTGTAAATAGGTAACTGAGGTTGAGTGTTTTAAGTGGCAGCTTTATGACGGTTTACAAAGTGAACATTCATCTAGTGgtgtgtttttcaaaaagtgtGGTTTTACGTATCAGATCTGCTGTGTTATGGTAGATGGCTGTCGGATTATTTTCAGCAGTTAAGAATGAACTGGTCTggttgctttttgcttttttaggTTTTTCCCATAACAATGTTTCCTGATCAAGATGTTAACAGCGGTTCTCAGACCCTCGTGGAGGCTCATTCCCGTAATTGGCCCAACAAAAGGATTCTTATGCAGGTAGTTTGTTATAAGGTAGATTAGCGGAATATCAGTTAAGGAGTTTAAACTTCACGTACTCCTTGATTTGCATATGCTAGACTTCAAGCTGTTGTTTGACGTAAAACCATGATAATCCTCATACTTCTTTGTTATCTGTCTCTTTGACGTACCTTTTGGAGAGATGTTTGAAAGCAAAGATCATCAGCTAAAAGCAGATAACCTTCGTTGCCTGTGGGCCAACAAACCGCCTGTTTCATGGCGAATTCTGGCATGAACGCAATCTCCGTTTTACAGTGTTATGAGAAAAGACCAGCCATTGCTACacgaaaagacaaaaaagccagATCGCGAATCTAATGCTCAATGTAAAACTTTGCAACCGCatctttttttcctgttgaaaacattttaaaagatCACTTAGTTGGGGGGATAAGTATCTGTAGGTAAGAATTCCTTAGCTAGGTTTGGTTTTTGAGGCGTGCAGAAGACACTACATACGCTCGCTAGCTCCTCCTTACAACGACTTCTAAGTTTCTCGATTGATTTTTTGTAGCGTCACACTTTACGCGCCGTCCCCGTGTCAGAAGTGCAATACAAGTGGAAAGACACAAAGACTCGCTACTGGGTCTACGGACTGGAGCACAAAGTACACGCCCCAGACTACCCCCAACAGTGCTGTTGCGGCTGCACCCTGCTCTAGGGCGGGGAAAGGATTAGCAACACTGAAGAAGCCTCCTGAATATCATCCCTAAAGTTAAGGCGCTGTTGCTAtaatttaagatgatttccgcacaacattcgagcaataatggcaaaaattggcaagaattaagttaccaaaaaatcctcttagcatggtaatattttgaataaaggtaagaagatcctttcgagatttaagctctcaagctgaccccgcgatagaaaattgaacttgaagttatccatatttcagttaaaaaggacatttcgcgttagttgtaaacacaataacactcgcttttagcattcttaggaagtttgacattaaatttctcgagaatgcttggggatttcatcgcggggtcacttagagaactgaattacaatgagatgttttaaatagcattcaagaagttaccgtgctgtgagtagatctttagtaaataatttttgcaagtattgctcgaactttaaaCGTAATCCGTCAGTCTTAATTGTTTTCCTTGTCTCGCGATCGCCACTCGTTTTCATATTTTAGCCCATGTGCACATTTGGTTTAAAATCGCAAAGAAAATTCCTTAGCTGACGTGTTAAGCGTTAGCTCTCTTCAGAGGAAATTTTTTGGTGGTTTCTTCAGCCATGACTTTGCGAGacaatttgaatgaaaaattgCGAAGTTAACAGTGCTTTTGACAAACGTCAGATTAAGCTTGGTATATCTTGGCCGACTAGCGCAAattagaattttctttgttaatgGCAATTTAGTTAGTACATCTGTGTATGATTTTCTTCCTGCGATTTGCTTGCTTCGTTTTGACAGACAGGACCCTAAAAGTCAGAAATTCTTCAAAAATGCAATGTGGCTGAGCATACTTTTATTTTGGTAAAGGAAAGTCAGTTATTATCTTGAGTTGGAGTATCTCGTCggcattttttacgaggtacaCCTTGGTGTTTTTAAATTCTTGTCCCAAACAAGTAACCCTTTTTAAATGCAGTAATCAGGGATAGGTGAAATTATTCAGAATTGTAGTTTTATATCGTGAGATGCACATTTTCTATATCAttagaaattaatttttttgcttggGTAGAGCTGGAGATGCTCAATATTTAATCAGGAGGGCTGACAGAGATGTTCTCTGCGGAATTTTCTTGTTAACTTTTCATCGCTTATGCATCCACGTGTATGAGATGAAATTTCCAAGAAATTGTTCCTAACGAACATCACGTTGACTAAATAGGGAATACTATTTTCTAAGTACTAACTGAAaagttctgttttgttgttgtaatCTCGAAGAAAACCTCAATCGAGTTTAGTTGAAATTCTAGCAAGGCACTAGctttttaaactttttattgCGGGAATTGTCGACAGCCAGCAATGTCTGGAATCTTTGCTGGAATCCTATCTTGAAGCCACTTCCTGacagaaaaagaaatcattattttaatgataatgatcTGGCCTTATTAAGATATCTTACGTAaatctgaagaaaaagaaaatgtcacagttCAGATTGATAAAACAATCATGCTCTACGCGGCAGGTGCAGCACGTGCCCTTAAAGCTCGTGGCGCATGTGCGGCACGTGATGCATGCTTTTAAGAACATGCGTTCACGTGCTCTACTTGCAAGAACGCGAAGGGAAGAATTCGAGTCCCTTTCTGAGTTATAATATAATTTTGATTGAATTTAACTAATTATAGGGGTGGAAAATTCGAATTTTAGTCATCTTACCTTGAATACATTCTCTCCGTTAGATTTGAAATGTCCTAAGAAGGGAAGAAATAAACGTATTTGCATACAGTACTTTGTTAGAATatggcccagttgttcaaaagttgACTAAAGTAATCCAGAATTATCAAAAGCCTTTGTTTACTTTTGAACCCAGGAATATTTTCACAAGAATTTAGTCTCTTTGTTTTCAATCAAACCTTTATTTTGTGTCAAGCTTAAATTACCTTGTTTGAGCGTTTTAGACCAGCAAAAGTCAAACCTCGTTAGTTTTGTAATCCCGGGTCAACGCAGATACTCTTTTGAACAGCTGTGCCCAGAATTTTGCCAACGAGAAGTAGTATCACAGCAGCTCAAGACGCAATGTGAAACTCAAAACAAAAGGCTTTGCAATAACTTATATTATTTGGTATTGTGGTATTTTATATTGGTCTTGACTGAAAAGTTTCTGTTGTCTGAAGATTAAACGCAAATATTCACATACCGTTGCGTTCTTTATTGGAAATCATTGGGGGAGTGGGGGTTAAATTTAGAGAGCTTGAGCGTATTTGTGCCCAAATTCAAGCGTTAATGCTTACGTCATTATCATCTAGCATATTTTCCTCGTGGCGAAGGCCTCTTCTTCCAATGATCTTCTCGTGTCGGCAAATGCAAGCGCTCTTTGCGTCCACGACATCTTTCAAAGTTAAACGAGGAACAAGTGATTTGCTTGGATTATCCAATAAAGATCTACTTGTCATTCCCCTTTCTATTAAACCGAGATCCTTACAGGCGAGTGATTGTTTGTGATGTGATATACTTCGCTCTGAATGAATTCCTTCAAGACACCTGACCAATTCCTTAGCGTTTTCTTTAGAAGGACAGGTTCGAAGTATCCTTTGGGGCCTCGCCACTCCACACACaaatgtttttgatgagagCTTGTACGGCAGGCCTACCCCACTGGACACTGTTTTACtgtcgatgacgtcacgaatggACAATGTGTGAGAGACACGAAAGGAAGGAAGAAATCTGTAAAGGACAAAAATTATTGCCGCATAAATTGCATATTACGCAGTGATTAGCTCCGCCTTTATTTTTGGTCGTCTTAACTTCTGggacattttatttttgttggcaTTGTTGCGGTGCAGAGAAAACAGAAGACTAACGATTTAATTGTCAAAATTAGTAAAAAAGGTGTCCAATTCTTTTTGGACGACAGTTGAATAGCAAGTACAAATTGTTAGATTTCTAGTCTCTGAAGAaactggtgctgcgtcgg includes these proteins:
- the LOC136896966 gene encoding protein SSUH2 homolog, which translates into the protein MSQVANAPGIPPPGQLPYPGQQQPGNNYMPPSQGYPPQQQGYGGSPPQQQEYGGPPPQQQGYGGPPPQQQGYGGPLPHQQGYGGPPPQQQGYGGPPPQQQGYGAPPPQQQSLAPTTGQQPFGLPQGQAQNLPTQYTGSDVPDEDVDDDENAVPPAPTAPPPDMFGTFAGYENANFGTEYLPPPPPYQPPPPQETPEQQFTKATAVTEDEARDALLSYVAEHCCFGKGAAKEMEIEDVTPSSAYHYNISSFCESRSTAWKYEPYTGQMIDGPQNGLAPQPWDIPAQPSQLFTPQEALIEVPHTAAVKPCHECMACGFKRCYRCYGRGRVRCTWCHGSGHRTEYQNGEHRRTTCSWCHGSGRRMCNTCHGRGLVICWSCQGHCQLKTYIQLTVKWETHADNHVTERTDLPNELIIGSQGTNIFSQELPRVFPITMFPDQDVNSGSQTLVEAHSRNWPNKRILMQRHTLRAVPVSEVQYKWKDTKTRYWVYGLEHKVHAPDYPQQCCCGCTLL